A genomic stretch from Camelus ferus isolate YT-003-E chromosome 29, BCGSAC_Cfer_1.0, whole genome shotgun sequence includes:
- the LOC102523917 gene encoding 40S ribosomal protein S27-like: MPVAKDLLHPSPEEKKRKHKKQHLVQSPNSYSMDVKFPGCYKITTVFSHAQTVVLCVGCSSVLCQPTGGKARLTEGCSFRRKQH; the protein is encoded by the coding sequence ATGCCTGTTGCAAAGGATCTCCTTCATCCTTCTCcagaagagaagaagaggaaacacaagaAGCAGCACCTGGTGCAGAGCCCCAATTCCTATTCCATGGATGTGAAATTCCCAGGATGCTATAAAATTACCACCGTCTTTAGCCATGCACAAACAGTAGTTTTGTGTGTTGGTTGCTCTAGTGTCCTCTGCCAGCCTACAGGAGGAAAAGCAAGGCTTACAGAAGGATGTTCCTTCAGACGGAAGCAGCACTAA